A section of the Neorhizobium galegae bv. orientalis str. HAMBI 540 genome encodes:
- a CDS encoding ABC transporter ATP-binding protein, with translation MAEELETERSDVRDDGRRPPRAVVGSHRIEEEIFGKVFDSDIVRRIWGFVRPYRTKIYWAVLAVLTFTAMQLLIPLIIRYAIDHGMQAGSDSQSILIWSIVAFLVAILINFAASYAQETLVGGVAEDVLFDIRRAMFTHLQRVSLSWMDKTEVGRLMSRLQGDVNSMQEFLETSVLSVGDITLLFGIVFVMLTLDFKLGLLTLCALPVLFVVRLFWLPRARKSFMAAHETNSIANGALAEAIHGVRAVQSMDRQSVNFTLYDDKARANLNTHLNAAKYAQVMVPIVDSLTGLAMALVVVVGGARVLNQALDVGVMVAFLFYIQRFFDPIRSLTLQYSVMQRAMASGQRLTEVLDVPVDVQDAPNAKVLTSDMDGSVEFKDVVFGYNPKHPVLKHVSFKVNPGETVALVGPTGSGKSSCMSLIHRFYDVQQGQVLVGGHDVRDLTQESLGRQIAMVLQEPFLFTGTVFENIRYHKTDATREQVIEAAKAVGAHDFIMRMPDGYESILGQRGGNLSLGQRQLLSFARALVADAKILVLDEATANIDSYTEMLIQKALVKLLEGRTGLVIAHRLATIREADRIIVLQNGELIESGNHRELMKNKKLYSKLYNLNYSSFDDIPEDVIEEAVTEQAT, from the coding sequence ATGGCCGAGGAACTGGAAACCGAACGCTCCGACGTTCGTGACGACGGCAGGCGCCCGCCCCGCGCGGTGGTCGGCTCGCATCGCATCGAAGAGGAAATCTTCGGCAAGGTCTTCGACAGCGATATCGTCAGACGCATCTGGGGTTTCGTGCGGCCTTATCGTACCAAGATCTATTGGGCCGTGCTTGCGGTACTGACCTTCACGGCGATGCAGCTCCTCATCCCGCTGATCATCCGCTACGCGATCGACCACGGCATGCAGGCTGGCAGCGACAGCCAGTCGATATTGATCTGGTCGATCGTTGCCTTTCTTGTGGCGATCCTCATCAATTTCGCGGCCAGCTATGCGCAGGAAACGCTGGTCGGCGGCGTCGCCGAAGACGTGCTCTTCGATATCCGCAGGGCGATGTTCACCCATCTGCAGCGCGTCTCGCTCTCCTGGATGGACAAGACGGAAGTCGGACGACTGATGTCGCGCCTGCAGGGCGACGTCAATTCCATGCAGGAATTCCTCGAAACCTCGGTTCTCTCGGTCGGCGACATCACCCTTTTGTTCGGCATCGTCTTCGTCATGCTGACGCTCGATTTCAAACTCGGCCTGCTGACGCTCTGCGCCCTGCCCGTCCTTTTCGTCGTGCGCCTCTTCTGGCTGCCGCGGGCGCGAAAATCGTTCATGGCCGCGCATGAAACCAACTCGATCGCCAACGGCGCGCTTGCCGAAGCCATCCACGGCGTGCGCGCCGTCCAGAGCATGGACCGCCAGAGCGTCAACTTCACACTCTATGACGACAAGGCCCGCGCCAACCTCAACACGCATCTGAATGCGGCCAAATACGCCCAGGTCATGGTGCCGATCGTCGACTCGTTGACCGGCCTTGCGATGGCGCTGGTCGTCGTGGTCGGCGGCGCCCGCGTGCTCAACCAGGCGCTCGACGTCGGCGTCATGGTCGCCTTCCTGTTCTACATCCAGCGCTTCTTCGACCCGATCCGGTCGCTGACGCTGCAATATTCGGTGATGCAGCGCGCCATGGCATCCGGCCAGCGCCTGACCGAAGTGCTGGATGTACCGGTCGATGTCCAGGATGCGCCGAACGCCAAGGTCCTCACATCGGACATGGACGGCTCGGTCGAATTCAAGGACGTGGTGTTCGGCTACAATCCCAAGCACCCGGTCCTGAAACATGTGAGCTTCAAGGTGAACCCGGGCGAAACGGTCGCGCTGGTCGGCCCAACGGGCTCGGGCAAATCCAGCTGTATGTCGCTGATCCATCGTTTCTACGACGTGCAGCAGGGCCAGGTTCTGGTCGGCGGTCACGACGTGCGCGACCTGACCCAGGAATCGCTCGGCCGGCAGATCGCCATGGTATTGCAGGAGCCGTTCCTGTTCACCGGAACGGTGTTCGAGAACATCCGCTACCACAAGACGGACGCGACCCGCGAACAGGTGATCGAGGCGGCCAAGGCAGTCGGCGCCCATGATTTCATCATGCGCATGCCGGATGGTTACGAAAGCATTCTCGGCCAGCGCGGCGGCAATCTCTCGCTCGGCCAGCGCCAGCTTCTGAGCTTTGCCCGCGCGCTTGTGGCGGATGCGAAAATCCTGGTGCTCGACGAGGCGACCGCCAATATAGACAGCTATACCGAAATGCTGATCCAGAAGGCTTTGGTGAAGCTGCTCGAAGGCCGCACCGGCCTCGTCATCGCCCATCGCCTGGCAACGATCCGAGAGGCCGACCGCATCATCGTGCTGCAGAACGGCGAGCTGATCGAGAGCGGCAATCACCGCGAGCTGATGAAGAACAAAAAGCTCTATTCGAAACTCTACAATCTTAACTACTCGTCCTTCGATGATATCCCCGAGGATGTGATCGAAGAGGCGGTGACCGAGCAGGCGACGTGA
- a CDS encoding ABC transporter permease codes for MRLLRDLIRTPEGAIGLGILAALVLVALFAPMLSLGDPLRIAGRALLPPFTDPAFPLGTDRLGRDVLAGILHGTRTSLAVGLAAALAAIAIGLCVGLTAGFAGGLVDEGLMRVVDAFQIVPSFLLALAFVSVIGASVPVVVLAIALGAWADPARLTRAQVLSIRERDYVASARVIGMHPAEIAFREILPNALPPVLALSAIIVAAAILTEAALSFLGLGDPNVVTWGSMIAEGRNILRSSPSLSIIPGIALVVTVVGVYLFSEGLTKALGGRRLEP; via the coding sequence ATGAGGCTCCTTCGCGATCTCATCCGGACGCCGGAAGGCGCGATCGGGCTCGGCATCCTGGCGGCTCTGGTGCTCGTGGCATTGTTCGCGCCGATGCTGTCCCTCGGCGATCCGTTGCGCATCGCCGGCCGGGCGCTGCTGCCGCCCTTCACCGACCCCGCCTTTCCGCTCGGCACCGACCGGCTCGGCCGCGATGTGCTGGCCGGCATCCTCCACGGAACCCGCACCTCGCTGGCGGTCGGCCTTGCGGCGGCGCTGGCGGCGATTGCCATCGGCCTATGCGTCGGCCTGACGGCCGGCTTTGCCGGCGGCCTGGTCGACGAGGGGCTGATGCGCGTCGTCGACGCCTTCCAGATCGTCCCGAGCTTCCTGCTGGCGCTCGCTTTCGTCAGTGTCATCGGCGCCTCGGTGCCGGTCGTGGTGCTGGCGATCGCGCTCGGCGCCTGGGCTGATCCGGCGCGGCTGACGCGGGCGCAGGTGCTTTCCATCCGCGAGCGGGACTATGTCGCGTCCGCCCGGGTGATCGGCATGCACCCGGCCGAAATCGCCTTCCGGGAAATCCTACCCAACGCCCTGCCACCGGTTCTGGCGCTGTCCGCGATCATCGTCGCAGCGGCGATCCTCACCGAAGCCGCCCTTTCCTTCCTCGGCCTCGGCGATCCGAACGTGGTCACCTGGGGCTCGATGATTGCAGAGGGCCGGAACATCCTGCGCTCCTCGCCGTCGCTGTCGATCATCCCGGGTATCGCCCTGGTGGTCACGGTGGTCGGCGTCTACCTCTTCAGCGAAGGCCTCACCAAGGCGCTTGGCGGTCGGAGGCTAGAGCCATGA
- a CDS encoding ABC transporter ATP-binding protein produces the protein MTLLAIENLSKRFSSGGREVAAVNDVSLTLEPGETLGLVGASGSGKSTLARILMQLLPADAGCIRFEGEDWLTLSGADLRRRRARMQMVFQDVLGAFNPRATVASVLDDPLRIHDIVPKAERTREIAALLDRVGLPANYAERSIREVSGGQRQRIAIARAIATKPSLIVLDEAVSALDVSIRSKILELLVELQEERVISYLFVSHDLAVLRAVSHRIAVMETGRLVETGPMRQVIENPQSSAARALIGAVPRLVTEPTEGPSHDV, from the coding sequence GTGACCCTGCTGGCGATCGAAAACCTCTCGAAACGTTTTTCCTCCGGCGGCCGTGAGGTCGCGGCGGTCAACGATGTTTCGTTGACGCTTGAACCCGGCGAGACGCTTGGCCTGGTCGGCGCTTCGGGCAGCGGCAAATCCACCCTCGCCCGTATCCTGATGCAGTTGCTGCCGGCCGATGCCGGCTGCATCCGGTTCGAGGGCGAGGATTGGCTCACGCTGTCCGGCGCCGACCTGCGCCGCCGCCGTGCCCGGATGCAGATGGTGTTTCAGGACGTGCTGGGCGCCTTCAACCCGCGCGCCACCGTTGCCTCGGTCTTGGATGATCCATTGCGCATCCACGACATCGTGCCGAAAGCCGAGCGAACGAGGGAGATCGCAGCGCTGCTCGATCGCGTCGGCCTGCCCGCGAACTATGCAGAGCGGTCGATCCGCGAGGTTTCCGGCGGCCAGCGGCAGCGCATCGCCATTGCCCGCGCCATCGCTACAAAACCGTCGCTGATCGTGCTCGACGAGGCTGTTTCGGCCTTGGATGTCTCCATCCGCAGCAAGATCCTCGAACTGCTGGTCGAGTTGCAGGAAGAGCGCGTCATCAGCTATCTTTTCGTCTCGCATGATCTCGCCGTCCTGCGCGCCGTCTCGCATCGGATCGCGGTCATGGAAACCGGCCGGCTGGTCGAGACCGGGCCGATGCGGCAAGTGATCGAAAACCCGCAATCTTCGGCGGCCAGGGCCCTGATTGGTGCCGTACCACGCCTTGTGACAGAGCCAACGGAAGGACCTTCCCATGACGTTTGA
- a CDS encoding pyridoxal-phosphate-dependent aminotransferase family protein: MTFDRWNPLNDAPSFPAARYAAIADRIAKILKTRNDVLLIQAEAVVALEAAALSLARPGLKAINIVTSMYGGWFGTWLRRGGAEVVDLAAEPARPIGLEAVEAALNAHPDIKVLALVHAESASGIRNPLEEIVALARSRGIVTVVDAVASIGGHALGIDELGIDIAVIGPQKALAGPAGVSALSVSPAAWKLISEQGAPRDSILSLLDQKAWLETGRGALSGTTAPLEFFALEAALDRVEAEGIDAIVARHVRAARATRAALVAMGGELWIDALHGSNLVTTAKLPAAADPAAVLSVAPRGIELSAGVGPGAERLIRLNHTGQRARFDIVLGNLTAYGMALRRRGFKADISAAVDAIALHYGD, encoded by the coding sequence ATGACGTTTGACCGCTGGAACCCGCTGAACGACGCCCCCTCCTTCCCTGCGGCGCGTTATGCTGCGATTGCCGACCGGATCGCCAAAATCCTGAAGACCCGCAACGACGTGCTGCTGATCCAGGCGGAAGCTGTTGTCGCGCTCGAGGCGGCTGCTCTCAGTCTCGCCCGCCCCGGCCTGAAGGCGATCAACATCGTCACGAGCATGTATGGCGGCTGGTTCGGCACCTGGCTCAGGCGTGGCGGTGCGGAGGTTGTCGATCTCGCCGCAGAGCCCGCACGCCCGATCGGGCTGGAAGCGGTCGAGGCGGCGCTGAATGCACATCCGGACATCAAGGTCCTGGCCCTCGTCCATGCGGAATCGGCAAGCGGCATCCGCAACCCGCTGGAGGAGATCGTCGCGCTCGCCCGCTCGCGCGGTATCGTCACGGTGGTGGATGCGGTCGCTTCGATCGGCGGCCATGCACTTGGCATCGACGAACTCGGCATCGACATCGCCGTTATCGGACCGCAGAAGGCGCTGGCAGGACCGGCCGGGGTTTCGGCGCTCTCCGTCAGCCCTGCCGCCTGGAAACTGATTTCTGAACAAGGGGCGCCAAGGGATTCGATTCTCTCGCTTCTAGACCAGAAAGCCTGGCTCGAAACTGGCCGCGGCGCACTATCCGGCACCACCGCCCCGCTGGAATTCTTTGCGCTCGAAGCGGCCCTCGATCGCGTCGAGGCGGAAGGTATCGACGCGATCGTTGCCAGGCATGTCCGCGCGGCCCGTGCGACCCGTGCGGCGCTCGTCGCGATGGGCGGCGAACTCTGGATCGACGCCCTGCATGGCTCCAACTTGGTGACGACCGCCAAGCTTCCGGCCGCAGCCGATCCGGCCGCCGTGCTCTCCGTCGCCCCGCGCGGCATCGAGCTTTCGGCCGGCGTCGGCCCCGGCGCCGAGCGGCTGATCCGGCTGAACCATACCGGCCAGCGTGCCCGTTTCGATATCGTGCTCGGCAATCTGACCGCTTATGGCATGGCCCTTCGAAGGCGTGGGTTCAAGGCGGACATATCCGCGGCGGTTGATGCCATCGCTCTGCATTACGGCGACTAG
- a CDS encoding ABC transporter ATP-binding protein, producing MSTLCQIRNLSVTYRGQTLPALNQIDLDIAAGERLAIIGESGSGKSTLARALAGLLPPGARLAGEMRWSSGLTPLPGRDLGFVFQDPSSSLNPVLRVGEQVAEGARRHLRLSWTEAYAHALKMLERVRIPEPDKAMKAFPHQLSGGQRQRVAIAAALAAKPGILIADEATSALDMVVQAEIVSLLDELVREAGMTLIFITHDIALASGFADRVAIFKDGRLVESGLTDSVLTSPKEAYTKTLIASHRDLTTPPLIREAVL from the coding sequence ATGAGCACGCTTTGCCAGATCAGAAACCTGTCGGTCACCTATCGTGGCCAGACGCTGCCGGCGCTGAACCAGATCGACCTCGATATCGCCGCCGGCGAACGTCTGGCGATCATCGGCGAAAGCGGGTCCGGCAAAAGTACGCTCGCCCGCGCCTTGGCCGGCCTCTTGCCGCCGGGTGCCCGGCTGGCAGGCGAGATGCGATGGTCCTCCGGCCTGACGCCATTGCCCGGCCGCGATCTCGGCTTCGTTTTCCAGGACCCGTCCTCCAGCCTCAACCCGGTGCTCCGCGTCGGCGAACAGGTGGCCGAAGGCGCCCGCCGACATCTCCGCCTGTCCTGGACAGAGGCCTATGCCCATGCGCTAAAAATGCTGGAGCGAGTCCGCATTCCGGAGCCGGATAAGGCGATGAAAGCCTTTCCGCATCAACTTTCCGGCGGCCAGCGCCAGCGCGTCGCGATTGCCGCCGCCCTTGCCGCAAAACCGGGCATCCTGATTGCCGACGAGGCCACCAGCGCGCTCGACATGGTCGTGCAGGCCGAGATCGTCTCGCTGCTCGACGAGCTGGTAAGGGAGGCCGGCATGACGCTGATCTTCATCACCCACGATATCGCGCTGGCTTCGGGCTTTGCAGACCGCGTGGCGATCTTCAAGGATGGCAGGCTGGTGGAATCGGGCCTGACCGACTCCGTCCTCACCTCTCCCAAAGAGGCTTACACAAAAACGCTGATCGCCAGCCATCGCGACCTCACGACGCCGCCGCTCATCCGGGAGGCCGTGCTGTGA
- a CDS encoding ABC transporter permease, translating to MNRAIRLIRRRAISSIPVLLIVIVLTFLLLESASGDAVDAYLLSIGGGDATIAQSLRQAYGLDQSMLARLWLYFSSLARLDLGWSVAFGRPVLDLILERLPNTLLLMGSATALSFGLGSALGIVAGAKPESIRDRVLSTGSLILYAIPSFWLGLVLSIVFAVQLRWLPTSGIETIASGKVGLARAMDIARHLVLPVGALALIYMALFLRVMRSGMAEAWTLDFVLFARSKGLSRSRIVLRHVARNALLPLVTMLGLQSAAVLGGSVVIESIFAIPGFGRLAQEAVSGRDTPLLMGIIVVSAVLVICVNLLVDLVYAALDPRVGASEPNS from the coding sequence GCTCGAATCCGCCTCCGGCGATGCGGTGGATGCCTATCTCCTGTCGATCGGCGGTGGCGACGCGACCATCGCCCAGTCGCTGCGGCAGGCCTATGGTCTCGACCAGTCGATGCTCGCCCGGCTGTGGCTCTATTTTTCGTCGCTGGCGAGGCTCGATCTCGGCTGGTCGGTCGCTTTCGGACGACCGGTTCTCGACCTCATTCTTGAGCGCCTGCCAAACACCCTGCTGCTGATGGGCAGCGCCACGGCACTTTCCTTCGGGCTCGGTTCCGCGCTCGGCATTGTCGCCGGTGCAAAGCCTGAAAGTATAAGGGACAGAGTGCTTTCGACCGGTTCCCTCATTCTTTACGCGATCCCCAGCTTCTGGCTGGGCCTGGTGCTCAGCATCGTCTTTGCCGTGCAGCTCCGCTGGCTGCCGACCTCGGGTATCGAGACGATCGCCTCCGGCAAAGTCGGGCTTGCCCGCGCCATGGATATCGCCCGGCACCTCGTCCTGCCGGTCGGCGCTCTGGCGCTGATCTACATGGCGCTGTTCCTGCGGGTGATGCGCTCCGGCATGGCCGAGGCCTGGACGCTGGATTTCGTGCTGTTCGCCCGCTCCAAGGGCCTCTCCCGCAGCCGCATCGTGCTGCGCCATGTGGCGCGCAATGCGCTTCTGCCGCTCGTCACCATGCTCGGCCTGCAATCGGCCGCCGTGCTCGGCGGCAGCGTCGTCATCGAGAGCATTTTTGCCATTCCCGGTTTCGGCCGGCTGGCGCAGGAGGCCGTCAGCGGCCGCGATACGCCGCTGCTGATGGGCATCATCGTCGTCAGCGCTGTGCTGGTCATCTGCGTCAATCTCCTCGTCGATCTCGTTTATGCCGCCCTCGACCCCCGTGTCGGTGCCTCGGAGCCCAATTCATGA
- a CDS encoding prolyl oligopeptidase family serine peptidase, which yields MTSGLHHITAITRKIQSNVDFYAGFLGLRLVKRTAGFEDARQLHLFYGDGAATPGSLVTFLAWEDGSLGRVGHGAPSEIGFAIAPEAIGFWLTRALQFNVKLSGPAQEFGEPVLRLIDPDGIIVKLVGVEETTPWVWWSGGGISEVDAIRKLYGATILSEKPEQTAEFLTRHMGLRLGSKDGNIQRLVSDARDIVDVRDAGGFWTAAPGTGTIDHIAFRAVDRPEVEAVHAGLLAEDAGEMNMHDRHYFHSLYVREPSGTLIELATDGPGFTADEPVETLGSELFIPAHFKEDHDVLRVMLPQFGLPGEERIIYRDLPFVHRIHMPERWDGSTLVLMHGSGGNETTMLPFGRKAAPNAMLIGVRGRSTDEGHPRYFRRFTEMTFDQKEIVSEAEAFVAFVEELGPAYGVDPARTVFAGWSNGGNMIGAVMQLHPDLIRRAVLLRSMNCLEDRPAVDLTGAQVLSLSATDDFYGSLARELEERLFADGAEVTARTLDANHGIGTEDEMIARDWLIEKGF from the coding sequence ATGACCAGCGGCCTTCATCACATCACCGCCATCACCCGCAAGATCCAGTCGAATGTCGATTTCTACGCAGGTTTCCTCGGCCTGCGGCTCGTCAAGCGGACGGCCGGCTTCGAGGACGCTCGCCAGCTGCATCTGTTCTACGGGGATGGTGCGGCGACACCCGGTTCGCTGGTGACCTTTCTTGCCTGGGAGGACGGCTCGCTCGGGCGTGTCGGGCATGGCGCGCCGAGCGAGATCGGTTTCGCGATTGCGCCCGAGGCAATCGGTTTCTGGCTGACGCGCGCGCTGCAGTTCAACGTCAAGCTTTCCGGCCCGGCCCAGGAATTCGGGGAACCGGTGTTGCGGCTGATCGATCCGGACGGGATCATCGTCAAGCTCGTCGGCGTCGAGGAGACGACGCCCTGGGTCTGGTGGAGCGGCGGCGGCATAAGCGAGGTGGATGCGATCCGAAAACTCTATGGGGCGACGATCCTTTCCGAAAAACCGGAGCAGACGGCTGAGTTTTTGACACGCCACATGGGGCTCAGGCTCGGGTCGAAGGACGGTAATATCCAGCGGCTGGTGTCTGATGCGCGAGATATCGTCGATGTCCGTGATGCGGGCGGTTTCTGGACTGCGGCACCCGGCACCGGCACGATCGACCATATCGCGTTTCGCGCCGTCGATCGGCCCGAGGTCGAGGCGGTGCATGCGGGATTGCTGGCGGAAGATGCCGGCGAGATGAACATGCATGACCGGCATTATTTCCATTCGCTCTATGTCCGCGAGCCGTCCGGTACGCTGATCGAACTTGCGACGGACGGGCCGGGTTTCACGGCCGACGAGCCGGTTGAAACGCTGGGGTCCGAGCTATTCATCCCGGCGCATTTCAAGGAGGACCACGACGTCTTGCGGGTGATGCTGCCGCAATTCGGCCTGCCGGGGGAGGAACGCATCATCTATCGCGACCTGCCTTTCGTGCACCGCATCCACATGCCGGAAAGATGGGACGGTTCGACGCTGGTGCTGATGCACGGCAGCGGCGGCAATGAGACGACCATGCTGCCCTTCGGCCGCAAGGCGGCTCCGAACGCCATGCTGATCGGGGTGCGCGGGCGGTCCACGGACGAGGGGCATCCGCGATATTTTCGTCGTTTCACGGAGATGACGTTCGATCAGAAGGAGATCGTCTCGGAAGCGGAGGCCTTCGTCGCCTTCGTGGAGGAACTCGGTCCAGCCTATGGCGTCGATCCGGCGCGGACGGTATTTGCCGGCTGGTCCAACGGCGGCAACATGATCGGTGCGGTGATGCAGCTTCATCCGGACCTGATCCGCAGAGCGGTCCTGCTGCGGTCGATGAACTGCCTGGAGGATCGGCCAGCCGTCGATCTTACGGGCGCCCAGGTCCTGTCGCTCAGCGCAACCGACGATTTTTACGGTTCGCTGGCCCGGGAACTCGAAGAGCGGCTTTTCGCCGACGGAGCGGAAGTCACCGCCAGAACGCTTGACGCCAATCATGGTATCGGCACCGAGGACGAGATGATCGCCCGTGACTGGCTGATCGAAAAAGGCTTCTAA
- a CDS encoding ABC transporter ATP-binding protein — translation MSSDATVRVAKPSASLALVNAAGWGKGFSILTRITVMAFRHPWQSSFAIGATLIASSFQLMIPRLLGQAVDHTQVALTGGDAGQAAQDALLTTALLLLGASVLRGIFTLFQNYFSEAVGHHMGYRLRLACYEKIQRLSFSFHDSMHSGDLITVGLLDLEGVRMYFSTALVRMVLLTVLIGIGAYLLLSTDVVLGLLALSFVPFVGWRSSVTQLRLRATWLDLQERLSVLTRVMEENLGGIRVVRAFAAQDHELDKFEVASKSAVSLAHQRVGIRVANTSAMTLSFFASMGLVLWVGGTKVMAGEMTVGTLTSFLTFMTILQMPVRQLGLMVNAFARASTCGARLFELLDLDIAIKDEKGAKELKVTDGTLRFENVDFAYPGAEKHQVLTDVSLEAKRGETIGIVGPPGSGKSTMAHLIPRFYDVTGGRITIDGQDIRHATLQSLRRSVAVVQQDSFLFTTTIENNIAYGDPWAKEGRIERASESAQLHNYVLGLPTGYGTVVGERGVSLSGGQRQRLSIARALMLRPAVMVFDDSTAAIDAGTEQRIRSAMRRYAADRVTIIVAHRLSSLMHADRILFMEEGRIVESGTHDELLALGGRYKALYDLQVRPGDDALSA, via the coding sequence GTGAGCAGCGATGCAACAGTTCGCGTCGCGAAGCCGTCGGCTTCGTTGGCGCTGGTGAATGCGGCAGGTTGGGGCAAAGGCTTCTCGATACTGACCCGCATTACCGTCATGGCCTTCCGTCATCCGTGGCAATCGAGCTTCGCGATCGGCGCGACCCTGATCGCCTCCAGCTTCCAGCTGATGATCCCGCGGCTGCTCGGTCAGGCGGTGGATCACACGCAGGTGGCACTGACCGGCGGTGATGCCGGCCAGGCGGCCCAGGATGCGCTGTTGACGACAGCACTGCTCCTACTCGGCGCCAGCGTGCTGCGCGGCATCTTCACCCTGTTCCAGAACTATTTCAGCGAGGCGGTCGGCCATCATATGGGCTACCGCCTCAGGCTCGCCTGTTACGAAAAGATCCAGCGGCTCTCCTTCAGCTTCCATGACAGCATGCATTCGGGCGACCTGATCACCGTCGGGCTGCTCGACCTCGAAGGCGTGCGCATGTATTTCTCGACCGCGCTGGTGCGCATGGTTTTGCTGACCGTGCTGATCGGCATCGGCGCCTATCTTCTGCTGTCGACCGACGTGGTGCTCGGACTGCTGGCCCTGAGCTTCGTGCCCTTCGTCGGCTGGCGGTCGTCGGTGACCCAGCTCCGGCTACGCGCCACCTGGCTCGACCTGCAGGAACGGCTTTCGGTGCTGACCCGCGTCATGGAAGAAAACCTCGGCGGCATCCGCGTCGTGCGTGCCTTCGCCGCCCAGGACCACGAACTCGACAAGTTCGAGGTGGCGTCGAAGAGCGCGGTATCGCTGGCACATCAGCGCGTCGGCATCCGCGTCGCCAATACCAGCGCCATGACGCTGTCCTTCTTCGCCTCCATGGGCCTCGTGCTCTGGGTCGGCGGCACCAAGGTGATGGCCGGCGAAATGACCGTCGGCACGCTCACCTCCTTCCTCACCTTCATGACCATCCTGCAGATGCCGGTGCGCCAGCTCGGCCTGATGGTCAACGCTTTTGCCCGCGCCTCCACCTGCGGCGCGCGCCTGTTCGAACTGCTCGATCTCGATATCGCCATCAAGGACGAAAAGGGCGCCAAGGAGCTGAAGGTCACCGACGGCACGCTGCGGTTCGAAAATGTCGATTTCGCCTATCCAGGCGCCGAAAAGCATCAGGTCCTGACCGATGTGTCCTTGGAGGCGAAGCGCGGCGAGACGATCGGCATCGTCGGGCCGCCCGGCAGCGGCAAATCGACCATGGCGCACCTGATCCCGCGTTTCTACGATGTGACGGGCGGAAGGATCACCATCGACGGCCAGGACATCCGCCACGCCACGCTGCAGTCGCTGCGCCGGTCGGTGGCCGTGGTCCAGCAGGACAGCTTCCTGTTCACGACGACGATCGAGAACAACATCGCCTATGGCGACCCCTGGGCCAAGGAAGGCCGCATCGAGCGCGCCAGCGAAAGCGCCCAGCTCCACAATTACGTGCTCGGGCTGCCGACCGGTTACGGCACCGTCGTCGGCGAACGCGGCGTTTCGCTCTCCGGCGGCCAGCGCCAACGCCTGTCGATCGCCCGCGCGCTGATGCTGCGGCCGGCGGTGATGGTGTTCGACGACTCGACGGCGGCAATCGATGCCGGCACCGAACAGCGCATTCGTAGCGCCATGCGCAGATACGCCGCCGACCGGGTGACGATCATCGTCGCCCATCGCCTGAGCTCGCTGATGCATGCCGACCGCATCCTGTTCATGGAAGAAGGCCGCATCGTCGAAAGCGGAACGCATGACGAGCTGTTGGCGCTCGGCGGCCGCTACAAGGCGCTTTACGATCTGCAGGTACGTCCAGGCGACGACGCACTCAGCGCCTGA